The Bombus fervidus isolate BK054 chromosome 6, iyBomFerv1, whole genome shotgun sequence genome contains a region encoding:
- the Pip5k59b gene encoding phosphatidylinositol 4-phosphate 5-kinase 59B isoform X15 has translation MASGDNVDVIEVVETTFSGPAQGTEDHLRPEQYADEDSKSTGDKVTTFESSVNQHGTTGPKTPVGVSRNKSERERKIGHRRVGVGGEITYKKIQTTQIMGSIQLGIQHAVGGLASKPERDLLMQDFMTVETTNFPSEGSNHTPAHHFSEFKFKNYAPIAFRYFRDLFGIQPDDFLMSMCSAPLRELSNPGASGSIFYLTDDDEFIIKTVQHKEGEFLQTLLPGYYMNLNQNPRTLLPKFFGLYCYRCNSKNVRLVAMNNLLPSSVKLHQKYDLKGSTYKRKASKSERSKSSPTYKDLDFMEHHPEGIFLEADTYSALVKTIQRDCRVLESFKIMDYSLLVGLHNLDQAAREKAQEQRLSASAEEEVGEVGGESTALTQAEKEREREDRIGASALNRSRSINRQRLVAHSTAMESIQAESEPIDEEDDVPSPGGIPARNARGERLLLFLGIIDILQSYRLKKKLEHTWKSMIHDGDTVSVHRPGFYAQRFQDFMAKTVFKKIPSPLKHSPSKRKSITRPLRPLDGDFDSTGGTLPSTCSTPPPPFDDAVRSNDQTLASGGQLQQGAPTTILASSLSSAHSKQNKVVHHVTLTKTYHDAVSISDVHLESSGSGSGSGGRETKSSLSVESGGSSRGGGGLTWTPPAGSAEGSTPTWTEGTPSFTESSSSGDAGCPTTPIRGNQRHDDGGRIAATVEEALASLTTEMKETNNTRNFVEQRRSLSKYSQVRTSFKRASANRMSIMRNVQNVLRVQRREP, from the exons ATGGCTTCAGGCGACAATGTGGACGTGATCGAAGTGGTCGAAACAACCTTCTCTGGCCCGGCACAGGGCACGGAGGATCATCTCAGGCCAGAACAGTACGCGGACGAGGACA GTAAATCTACAGGGGATAAGGTGACAACATTTGAA agcTCGGTAAATCAACATGGCACCACGGGCCCCAAGACCCCTGTGGGGGTGTCGAGGAACAAATCggagcgagagagaaagatcgGCCACAGGAGAGTTGGAGTGGGAGGTGAAATCACGTATAAAAAG ATCCAAACGACACAAATCATGGGTTCCATCCAGCTAGGCATCCAACATGCAGTCGGTGGTTTGGCCAGTAAACCAGAGCGTGATTTACTGATGCAAGATTTCATGACTGTAGAAACGACGAACTTCCCGAGCGAGGGATCCAATCACACTCCAGCTCATCATTTTTCGGAGTTTAAGTTCAAAAATTACGCACCTATTGCATTTCGTTACTTTCGGGATCTCTTTGGCATTCAACCGGATGATTTTTTG ATGTCGATGTGTAGCGCTCCCTTACGCGAATTGTCAAACCCCGGCGCTAGTGGAAGTATCTTTTACCTAACAGATGATGACGAGTTCATCATAAAGACTGTACAACACAAAGAAGGAGAATTTTTACAGACGCTTCTTCCAGGATATTATATG aaTCTAAATCAAAATCCAAGGACATTATTGCCAAAGTTCTTCGGATTGTATTGCTATCGGTGTAATAGTAAAAATGTTAGATTAGTCGCTATGAATAATCTTCTGCCCTCGTCGGTGAAATTGCATCAAAAGTATGACTTGAAAGGATCAACATACAAAAGAAAG GCATCGAAATCAGAAAGATCTAAATCTTCTCCAACATACAAAGATTTAGATTTCATGGAACACCATCCAGAAGGGATCTTTTTGGAGGCAGACACGTATAGTGCCCTGGTTAAAACTATTCAAAGAGATTGTCGGGTGTTGGAAAGCTTTAAAATCATGGATTACTCTTTACTCGTTGGTCTTCATAACCTCGACCAGGCTGCGAGAGAAAAAGCG CAGGAGCAGAGATTATCAGCGAGTGCGGAGGAAGAAGTCGGCGAAGTGGGAGGTGAGAGTACAGCACTTACTCAAGCAGAAAAAGAACGGGAACGAGAGGACAGAATAGGAGCCAGCGCTCTGAACCGATCACGAAGCATAAATCGACAAAGGTTGGTTGCGCACAGTACCGCTATGGAGAGTATTCAGGCTGAAAGCGAGCCGATAGACGAGGAGGACGATGTACC CAGTCCAGGTGGAATTCCTGCTCGTAATGCCCGCGGCGAACGCCTTCTACTTTTCCTTGGTATTATTGACATTTTGCAAAGTTACAGGCttaagaaaaaattagaaCATACCTGGAAGTCGATGATACACGATGGT GATACTGTGTCTGTACATCGGCCAGGTTTTTACGCGCAACGTTTCCAAGATTTCATGGCGAAGACAGTATTCAAGAAAATACCATCAC cgttgaaacattCCCCATCGAAGAGAAAAAGCATAACCAGGCCTCTCAGGCCCTTGGACGGTGACTTCGATTCAACCG GTGGCACCCTTCCTTCCACTTGTTCCACCCCGCCCCCGCCCTTTGACGATGCAGTGCGCTCAAATGACCAGACCTTGGCTTCTGGTGGTCAACTTCAACAGGGTGCACCGACCACGATTTTAGCAAGCAGTCTAAGCAGTGCTCACTCCAAGCAGAACAAGGTTGTGCACCATGTCACTCTCACAAAGACTTATCACGATGCCGTGAG CATATCCGACGTACACTTGGAAAGCAGCGGTAGCGGAAGCGGAAGCGGCGGAAGGGAAACGAAATCTTCGTTGAGCGTAGAAAGCGGTGGTAGTAGTCGAGGAGGTGGGGGTCTGACCTGGACACCACCCGCTGGCAGCGCCGAGGGCTCTACGCCCACCTGGACAGAGGGCACGCCGTCCTTTACCGAGAGTTCCAGCAGCGGTGACGCAG GTTGTCCGACCACACCGATCAGGGGCAATCAGCGTCACGATGACGGAGGGAGAATCGCTGCCACCGTCGAGGAGGCGCTAGCCAGTCTTACTACAGAAATG aaagaaacgaacaacACGAGGAATTTTGTGGAACAGAGAAGGTCCCTTTCGAAGTACAGTCAAGTGAGAACGAGTTTCAAACGTGCCAGCGCGAACCGTATGTCGATCATGAGGAACGTGCAAAATGTGTTAAGAGTTCAACGTCGAGAGCCATAA
- the Pip5k59b gene encoding phosphatidylinositol 4-phosphate 5-kinase 59B isoform X5, with the protein MASGDNVDVIEVVETTFSGPAQGTEDHLRPEQYADEDSKSTGDKVTTFESSVNQHGTTGPKTPVGVSRNKSERERKIGHRRVGVGGEITYKKIQTTQIMGSIQLGIQHAVGGLASKPERDLLMQDFMTVETTNFPSEGSNHTPAHHFSEFKFKNYAPIAFRYFRDLFGIQPDDFLMSMCSAPLRELSNPGASGSIFYLTDDDEFIIKTVQHKEGEFLQTLLPGYYMNLNQNPRTLLPKFFGLYCYRCNSKNVRLVAMNNLLPSSVKLHQKYDLKGSTYKRKASKSERSKSSPTYKDLDFMEHHPEGIFLEADTYSALVKTIQRDCRVLESFKIMDYSLLVGLHNLDQAAREKAQEQRLSASAEEEVGEVGGESTALTQAEKEREREDRIGASALNRSRSINRQRLVAHSTAMESIQAESEPIDEEDDVPPGGIPARNARGERLLLFLGIIDILQSYRLKKKLEHTWKSMIHDGDTVSVHRPGFYAQRFQDFMAKTVFKKIPSLDLPEIKGNHRKFRNLVTSYIALKHSPSKRKSITRPLRPLDGDFDSTAVPTTGTSTMHATSPTKAVTPTDAAISTTSTVMSTGSAPIATSTPVNFAAGPVSPPPLTLAAGPGLSHHEPPVTTSAAKVTSYPAVLKGRTAASPPNPNLVPSGKIPPPVPPRGTGQSRTARSSEEHRGPGTATSTSSMTSSRGGTLPSTCSTPPPPFDDAVRSNDQTLASGGQLQQGAPTTILASSLSSAHSKQNKVVHHVTLTKTYHDAVSISDVHLESSGSGSGSGGRETKSSLSVESGGSSRGGGGLTWTPPAGSAEGSTPTWTEGTPSFTESSSSGDAGCPTTPIRGNQRHDDGGRIAATVEEALASLTTEMKETNNTRNFVEQRRSLSKYSQVRTSFKRASANRMSIMRNVQNVLRVQRREP; encoded by the exons ATGGCTTCAGGCGACAATGTGGACGTGATCGAAGTGGTCGAAACAACCTTCTCTGGCCCGGCACAGGGCACGGAGGATCATCTCAGGCCAGAACAGTACGCGGACGAGGACA GTAAATCTACAGGGGATAAGGTGACAACATTTGAA agcTCGGTAAATCAACATGGCACCACGGGCCCCAAGACCCCTGTGGGGGTGTCGAGGAACAAATCggagcgagagagaaagatcgGCCACAGGAGAGTTGGAGTGGGAGGTGAAATCACGTATAAAAAG ATCCAAACGACACAAATCATGGGTTCCATCCAGCTAGGCATCCAACATGCAGTCGGTGGTTTGGCCAGTAAACCAGAGCGTGATTTACTGATGCAAGATTTCATGACTGTAGAAACGACGAACTTCCCGAGCGAGGGATCCAATCACACTCCAGCTCATCATTTTTCGGAGTTTAAGTTCAAAAATTACGCACCTATTGCATTTCGTTACTTTCGGGATCTCTTTGGCATTCAACCGGATGATTTTTTG ATGTCGATGTGTAGCGCTCCCTTACGCGAATTGTCAAACCCCGGCGCTAGTGGAAGTATCTTTTACCTAACAGATGATGACGAGTTCATCATAAAGACTGTACAACACAAAGAAGGAGAATTTTTACAGACGCTTCTTCCAGGATATTATATG aaTCTAAATCAAAATCCAAGGACATTATTGCCAAAGTTCTTCGGATTGTATTGCTATCGGTGTAATAGTAAAAATGTTAGATTAGTCGCTATGAATAATCTTCTGCCCTCGTCGGTGAAATTGCATCAAAAGTATGACTTGAAAGGATCAACATACAAAAGAAAG GCATCGAAATCAGAAAGATCTAAATCTTCTCCAACATACAAAGATTTAGATTTCATGGAACACCATCCAGAAGGGATCTTTTTGGAGGCAGACACGTATAGTGCCCTGGTTAAAACTATTCAAAGAGATTGTCGGGTGTTGGAAAGCTTTAAAATCATGGATTACTCTTTACTCGTTGGTCTTCATAACCTCGACCAGGCTGCGAGAGAAAAAGCG CAGGAGCAGAGATTATCAGCGAGTGCGGAGGAAGAAGTCGGCGAAGTGGGAGGTGAGAGTACAGCACTTACTCAAGCAGAAAAAGAACGGGAACGAGAGGACAGAATAGGAGCCAGCGCTCTGAACCGATCACGAAGCATAAATCGACAAAGGTTGGTTGCGCACAGTACCGCTATGGAGAGTATTCAGGCTGAAAGCGAGCCGATAGACGAGGAGGACGATGTACC TCCAGGTGGAATTCCTGCTCGTAATGCCCGCGGCGAACGCCTTCTACTTTTCCTTGGTATTATTGACATTTTGCAAAGTTACAGGCttaagaaaaaattagaaCATACCTGGAAGTCGATGATACACGATGGT GATACTGTGTCTGTACATCGGCCAGGTTTTTACGCGCAACGTTTCCAAGATTTCATGGCGAAGACAGTATTCAAGAAAATACCATCAC TGGACCTGCCTGAGATTAAGGGGAATCATCGCAAATTCCGTAACCTCGTCACCAGCTACATAG cgttgaaacattCCCCATCGAAGAGAAAAAGCATAACCAGGCCTCTCAGGCCCTTGGACGGTGACTTCGATTCAACCG CGGTGCCGACAACCGGAACTTCGACAATGCATGCTACGTCACCCACGAAGGCTG TAACCCCGACAGACGCTGCGATCAGCACGACCAGCACGGTGATGTCAACCGGTTCCGCGCCAATCGCCACCTCCACCCCCGTGAACTTCGCCGCGGGCCCGGTGAGTCCGCCTCCGTTGACCTTGGCCGCGGGTCCAGGCCTTTCTCATCACGAGCCACCGGTGACGACCTCAGCGGCCAAGGTCACGAGCTACCCAGCCGTCCTGAAGGGCAGGACCGCCGCCAGTCCACCGAATCCAAATCTGGTACCCTCCGGCAAGATTCCACCCCCTGTTCCTCCAAGAGGTACCGGTCAATCGAGGACCGCGAGGTCCTCTGAGGAGCACCGTGGCCCTGGAACAGCCACCTCCACGTCCTCGATGACATCCAGCCGAG GTGGCACCCTTCCTTCCACTTGTTCCACCCCGCCCCCGCCCTTTGACGATGCAGTGCGCTCAAATGACCAGACCTTGGCTTCTGGTGGTCAACTTCAACAGGGTGCACCGACCACGATTTTAGCAAGCAGTCTAAGCAGTGCTCACTCCAAGCAGAACAAGGTTGTGCACCATGTCACTCTCACAAAGACTTATCACGATGCCGTGAG CATATCCGACGTACACTTGGAAAGCAGCGGTAGCGGAAGCGGAAGCGGCGGAAGGGAAACGAAATCTTCGTTGAGCGTAGAAAGCGGTGGTAGTAGTCGAGGAGGTGGGGGTCTGACCTGGACACCACCCGCTGGCAGCGCCGAGGGCTCTACGCCCACCTGGACAGAGGGCACGCCGTCCTTTACCGAGAGTTCCAGCAGCGGTGACGCAG GTTGTCCGACCACACCGATCAGGGGCAATCAGCGTCACGATGACGGAGGGAGAATCGCTGCCACCGTCGAGGAGGCGCTAGCCAGTCTTACTACAGAAATG aaagaaacgaacaacACGAGGAATTTTGTGGAACAGAGAAGGTCCCTTTCGAAGTACAGTCAAGTGAGAACGAGTTTCAAACGTGCCAGCGCGAACCGTATGTCGATCATGAGGAACGTGCAAAATGTGTTAAGAGTTCAACGTCGAGAGCCATAA
- the Pip5k59b gene encoding phosphatidylinositol 4-phosphate 5-kinase 59B isoform X8: MASGDNVDVIEVVETTFSGPAQGTEDHLRPEQYADEDSKSTGDKVTTFESSVNQHGTTGPKTPVGVSRNKSERERKIGHRRVGVGGEITYKKIQTTQIMGSIQLGIQHAVGGLASKPERDLLMQDFMTVETTNFPSEGSNHTPAHHFSEFKFKNYAPIAFRYFRDLFGIQPDDFLMSMCSAPLRELSNPGASGSIFYLTDDDEFIIKTVQHKEGEFLQTLLPGYYMNLNQNPRTLLPKFFGLYCYRCNSKNVRLVAMNNLLPSSVKLHQKYDLKGSTYKRKASKSERSKSSPTYKDLDFMEHHPEGIFLEADTYSALVKTIQRDCRVLESFKIMDYSLLVGLHNLDQAAREKAQEQRLSASAEEEVGEVGGESTALTQAEKEREREDRIGASALNRSRSINRQRLVAHSTAMESIQAESEPIDEEDDVPSPGGIPARNARGERLLLFLGIIDILQSYRLKKKLEHTWKSMIHDGDTVSVHRPGFYAQRFQDFMAKTVFKKIPSPLKHSPSKRKSITRPLRPLDGDFDSTAVPTTGTSTMHATSPTKAVTPTDAAISTTSTVMSTGSAPIATSTPVNFAAGPVSPPPLTLAAGPGLSHHEPPVTTSAAKVTSYPAVLKGRTAASPPNPNLVPSGKIPPPVPPRGTGQSRTARSSEEHRGPGTATSTSSMTSSRGGTLPSTCSTPPPPFDDAVRSNDQTLASGGQLQQGAPTTILASSLSSAHSKQNKVVHHVTLTKTYHDAVSISDVHLESSGSGSGSGGRETKSSLSVESGGSSRGGGGLTWTPPAGSAEGSTPTWTEGTPSFTESSSSGDAGCPTTPIRGNQRHDDGGRIAATVEEALASLTTEMKETNNTRNFVEQRRSLSKYSQVRTSFKRASANRMSIMRNVQNVLRVQRREP; the protein is encoded by the exons ATGGCTTCAGGCGACAATGTGGACGTGATCGAAGTGGTCGAAACAACCTTCTCTGGCCCGGCACAGGGCACGGAGGATCATCTCAGGCCAGAACAGTACGCGGACGAGGACA GTAAATCTACAGGGGATAAGGTGACAACATTTGAA agcTCGGTAAATCAACATGGCACCACGGGCCCCAAGACCCCTGTGGGGGTGTCGAGGAACAAATCggagcgagagagaaagatcgGCCACAGGAGAGTTGGAGTGGGAGGTGAAATCACGTATAAAAAG ATCCAAACGACACAAATCATGGGTTCCATCCAGCTAGGCATCCAACATGCAGTCGGTGGTTTGGCCAGTAAACCAGAGCGTGATTTACTGATGCAAGATTTCATGACTGTAGAAACGACGAACTTCCCGAGCGAGGGATCCAATCACACTCCAGCTCATCATTTTTCGGAGTTTAAGTTCAAAAATTACGCACCTATTGCATTTCGTTACTTTCGGGATCTCTTTGGCATTCAACCGGATGATTTTTTG ATGTCGATGTGTAGCGCTCCCTTACGCGAATTGTCAAACCCCGGCGCTAGTGGAAGTATCTTTTACCTAACAGATGATGACGAGTTCATCATAAAGACTGTACAACACAAAGAAGGAGAATTTTTACAGACGCTTCTTCCAGGATATTATATG aaTCTAAATCAAAATCCAAGGACATTATTGCCAAAGTTCTTCGGATTGTATTGCTATCGGTGTAATAGTAAAAATGTTAGATTAGTCGCTATGAATAATCTTCTGCCCTCGTCGGTGAAATTGCATCAAAAGTATGACTTGAAAGGATCAACATACAAAAGAAAG GCATCGAAATCAGAAAGATCTAAATCTTCTCCAACATACAAAGATTTAGATTTCATGGAACACCATCCAGAAGGGATCTTTTTGGAGGCAGACACGTATAGTGCCCTGGTTAAAACTATTCAAAGAGATTGTCGGGTGTTGGAAAGCTTTAAAATCATGGATTACTCTTTACTCGTTGGTCTTCATAACCTCGACCAGGCTGCGAGAGAAAAAGCG CAGGAGCAGAGATTATCAGCGAGTGCGGAGGAAGAAGTCGGCGAAGTGGGAGGTGAGAGTACAGCACTTACTCAAGCAGAAAAAGAACGGGAACGAGAGGACAGAATAGGAGCCAGCGCTCTGAACCGATCACGAAGCATAAATCGACAAAGGTTGGTTGCGCACAGTACCGCTATGGAGAGTATTCAGGCTGAAAGCGAGCCGATAGACGAGGAGGACGATGTACC CAGTCCAGGTGGAATTCCTGCTCGTAATGCCCGCGGCGAACGCCTTCTACTTTTCCTTGGTATTATTGACATTTTGCAAAGTTACAGGCttaagaaaaaattagaaCATACCTGGAAGTCGATGATACACGATGGT GATACTGTGTCTGTACATCGGCCAGGTTTTTACGCGCAACGTTTCCAAGATTTCATGGCGAAGACAGTATTCAAGAAAATACCATCAC cgttgaaacattCCCCATCGAAGAGAAAAAGCATAACCAGGCCTCTCAGGCCCTTGGACGGTGACTTCGATTCAACCG CGGTGCCGACAACCGGAACTTCGACAATGCATGCTACGTCACCCACGAAGGCTG TAACCCCGACAGACGCTGCGATCAGCACGACCAGCACGGTGATGTCAACCGGTTCCGCGCCAATCGCCACCTCCACCCCCGTGAACTTCGCCGCGGGCCCGGTGAGTCCGCCTCCGTTGACCTTGGCCGCGGGTCCAGGCCTTTCTCATCACGAGCCACCGGTGACGACCTCAGCGGCCAAGGTCACGAGCTACCCAGCCGTCCTGAAGGGCAGGACCGCCGCCAGTCCACCGAATCCAAATCTGGTACCCTCCGGCAAGATTCCACCCCCTGTTCCTCCAAGAGGTACCGGTCAATCGAGGACCGCGAGGTCCTCTGAGGAGCACCGTGGCCCTGGAACAGCCACCTCCACGTCCTCGATGACATCCAGCCGAG GTGGCACCCTTCCTTCCACTTGTTCCACCCCGCCCCCGCCCTTTGACGATGCAGTGCGCTCAAATGACCAGACCTTGGCTTCTGGTGGTCAACTTCAACAGGGTGCACCGACCACGATTTTAGCAAGCAGTCTAAGCAGTGCTCACTCCAAGCAGAACAAGGTTGTGCACCATGTCACTCTCACAAAGACTTATCACGATGCCGTGAG CATATCCGACGTACACTTGGAAAGCAGCGGTAGCGGAAGCGGAAGCGGCGGAAGGGAAACGAAATCTTCGTTGAGCGTAGAAAGCGGTGGTAGTAGTCGAGGAGGTGGGGGTCTGACCTGGACACCACCCGCTGGCAGCGCCGAGGGCTCTACGCCCACCTGGACAGAGGGCACGCCGTCCTTTACCGAGAGTTCCAGCAGCGGTGACGCAG GTTGTCCGACCACACCGATCAGGGGCAATCAGCGTCACGATGACGGAGGGAGAATCGCTGCCACCGTCGAGGAGGCGCTAGCCAGTCTTACTACAGAAATG aaagaaacgaacaacACGAGGAATTTTGTGGAACAGAGAAGGTCCCTTTCGAAGTACAGTCAAGTGAGAACGAGTTTCAAACGTGCCAGCGCGAACCGTATGTCGATCATGAGGAACGTGCAAAATGTGTTAAGAGTTCAACGTCGAGAGCCATAA
- the Pip5k59b gene encoding phosphatidylinositol 4-phosphate 5-kinase 59B isoform X16: MASGDNVDVIEVVETTFSGPAQGTEDHLRPEQYADEDSKSTGDKVTTFESSVNQHGTTGPKTPVGVSRNKSERERKIGHRRVGVGGEITYKKIQTTQIMGSIQLGIQHAVGGLASKPERDLLMQDFMTVETTNFPSEGSNHTPAHHFSEFKFKNYAPIAFRYFRDLFGIQPDDFLMSMCSAPLRELSNPGASGSIFYLTDDDEFIIKTVQHKEGEFLQTLLPGYYMNLNQNPRTLLPKFFGLYCYRCNSKNVRLVAMNNLLPSSVKLHQKYDLKGSTYKRKASKSERSKSSPTYKDLDFMEHHPEGIFLEADTYSALVKTIQRDCRVLESFKIMDYSLLVGLHNLDQAAREKAEQRLSASAEEEVGEVGGESTALTQAEKEREREDRIGASALNRSRSINRQRLVAHSTAMESIQAESEPIDEEDDVPSPGGIPARNARGERLLLFLGIIDILQSYRLKKKLEHTWKSMIHDGDTVSVHRPGFYAQRFQDFMAKTVFKKIPSLDLPEIKGNHRKFRNLVTSYIALKHSPSKRKSITRPLRPLDGDFDSTAVPTTGTSTMHATSPTKAVTPTDAAISTTSTVMSTGSAPIATSTPVNFAAGPVSPPPLTLAAGPGLSHHEPPVTTSAAKVTSYPAVLKGRTAASPPNPNLVPSGKIPPPVPPRGTGQSRTARSSEEHRGPGTATSTSSMTSSRGGTLPSTCSTPPPPFDDAVRSNDQTLASGGQLQQGAPTTILASSLSSAHSKQNKVVHHVTLTKTYHDAVSISDVHLESSGSGSGSGGRETKSSLSVESGGSSRGGGGLTWTPPAGSAEGSTPTWTEGTPSFTESSSSGDAGCPTTPIRGNQRHDDGGRIAATVEEALASLTTEMKILQQE, encoded by the exons ATGGCTTCAGGCGACAATGTGGACGTGATCGAAGTGGTCGAAACAACCTTCTCTGGCCCGGCACAGGGCACGGAGGATCATCTCAGGCCAGAACAGTACGCGGACGAGGACA GTAAATCTACAGGGGATAAGGTGACAACATTTGAA agcTCGGTAAATCAACATGGCACCACGGGCCCCAAGACCCCTGTGGGGGTGTCGAGGAACAAATCggagcgagagagaaagatcgGCCACAGGAGAGTTGGAGTGGGAGGTGAAATCACGTATAAAAAG ATCCAAACGACACAAATCATGGGTTCCATCCAGCTAGGCATCCAACATGCAGTCGGTGGTTTGGCCAGTAAACCAGAGCGTGATTTACTGATGCAAGATTTCATGACTGTAGAAACGACGAACTTCCCGAGCGAGGGATCCAATCACACTCCAGCTCATCATTTTTCGGAGTTTAAGTTCAAAAATTACGCACCTATTGCATTTCGTTACTTTCGGGATCTCTTTGGCATTCAACCGGATGATTTTTTG ATGTCGATGTGTAGCGCTCCCTTACGCGAATTGTCAAACCCCGGCGCTAGTGGAAGTATCTTTTACCTAACAGATGATGACGAGTTCATCATAAAGACTGTACAACACAAAGAAGGAGAATTTTTACAGACGCTTCTTCCAGGATATTATATG aaTCTAAATCAAAATCCAAGGACATTATTGCCAAAGTTCTTCGGATTGTATTGCTATCGGTGTAATAGTAAAAATGTTAGATTAGTCGCTATGAATAATCTTCTGCCCTCGTCGGTGAAATTGCATCAAAAGTATGACTTGAAAGGATCAACATACAAAAGAAAG GCATCGAAATCAGAAAGATCTAAATCTTCTCCAACATACAAAGATTTAGATTTCATGGAACACCATCCAGAAGGGATCTTTTTGGAGGCAGACACGTATAGTGCCCTGGTTAAAACTATTCAAAGAGATTGTCGGGTGTTGGAAAGCTTTAAAATCATGGATTACTCTTTACTCGTTGGTCTTCATAACCTCGACCAGGCTGCGAGAGAAAAAGCG GAGCAGAGATTATCAGCGAGTGCGGAGGAAGAAGTCGGCGAAGTGGGAGGTGAGAGTACAGCACTTACTCAAGCAGAAAAAGAACGGGAACGAGAGGACAGAATAGGAGCCAGCGCTCTGAACCGATCACGAAGCATAAATCGACAAAGGTTGGTTGCGCACAGTACCGCTATGGAGAGTATTCAGGCTGAAAGCGAGCCGATAGACGAGGAGGACGATGTACC CAGTCCAGGTGGAATTCCTGCTCGTAATGCCCGCGGCGAACGCCTTCTACTTTTCCTTGGTATTATTGACATTTTGCAAAGTTACAGGCttaagaaaaaattagaaCATACCTGGAAGTCGATGATACACGATGGT GATACTGTGTCTGTACATCGGCCAGGTTTTTACGCGCAACGTTTCCAAGATTTCATGGCGAAGACAGTATTCAAGAAAATACCATCAC TGGACCTGCCTGAGATTAAGGGGAATCATCGCAAATTCCGTAACCTCGTCACCAGCTACATAG cgttgaaacattCCCCATCGAAGAGAAAAAGCATAACCAGGCCTCTCAGGCCCTTGGACGGTGACTTCGATTCAACCG CGGTGCCGACAACCGGAACTTCGACAATGCATGCTACGTCACCCACGAAGGCTG TAACCCCGACAGACGCTGCGATCAGCACGACCAGCACGGTGATGTCAACCGGTTCCGCGCCAATCGCCACCTCCACCCCCGTGAACTTCGCCGCGGGCCCGGTGAGTCCGCCTCCGTTGACCTTGGCCGCGGGTCCAGGCCTTTCTCATCACGAGCCACCGGTGACGACCTCAGCGGCCAAGGTCACGAGCTACCCAGCCGTCCTGAAGGGCAGGACCGCCGCCAGTCCACCGAATCCAAATCTGGTACCCTCCGGCAAGATTCCACCCCCTGTTCCTCCAAGAGGTACCGGTCAATCGAGGACCGCGAGGTCCTCTGAGGAGCACCGTGGCCCTGGAACAGCCACCTCCACGTCCTCGATGACATCCAGCCGAG GTGGCACCCTTCCTTCCACTTGTTCCACCCCGCCCCCGCCCTTTGACGATGCAGTGCGCTCAAATGACCAGACCTTGGCTTCTGGTGGTCAACTTCAACAGGGTGCACCGACCACGATTTTAGCAAGCAGTCTAAGCAGTGCTCACTCCAAGCAGAACAAGGTTGTGCACCATGTCACTCTCACAAAGACTTATCACGATGCCGTGAG CATATCCGACGTACACTTGGAAAGCAGCGGTAGCGGAAGCGGAAGCGGCGGAAGGGAAACGAAATCTTCGTTGAGCGTAGAAAGCGGTGGTAGTAGTCGAGGAGGTGGGGGTCTGACCTGGACACCACCCGCTGGCAGCGCCGAGGGCTCTACGCCCACCTGGACAGAGGGCACGCCGTCCTTTACCGAGAGTTCCAGCAGCGGTGACGCAG GTTGTCCGACCACACCGATCAGGGGCAATCAGCGTCACGATGACGGAGGGAGAATCGCTGCCACCGTCGAGGAGGCGCTAGCCAGTCTTACTACAGAAATG AAGATACTGCAGCAAGAGTGA